The Halorhodospira halophila region GGGCTCGATACCGTCTACTACATCGTCACCCCAGGGAGCTACGACGACGACGGCTACCGCCGCGCCTTCGTCGACGGCCTGCACAACCTCGCCGGCGTGCTGCGTCGCCACCCGGCCGCGCCGCGGCGGCTGGTCTTCGTCTCCAGCACCGCCGTCTACGGCCAGCAGGCCGACGAGTGGATCGACGAGGACAGCCCCACCGAGCCCGGGCGCTTCTCCGGGCAGCGCCTGCTCGAGGCCGAGGCCATCGCCCTCGCCGGCCCGTGGGCCGGGGTGGCCGCCCGCTACGGCGGCATCTACGGCAGCGGCCGCGACTTCCTCATCCGCAAGGTCGAGGCCGGCGAGCCGTGCCAGGAGGGGCAGTACACCAACCGCATCCACAGCGAGGACGTGGTCGGCAGCCTCGCCCACCTCGGCCGCGACGAGGTTCCCGGCGGGGTCTACCTCGGGGTGGATGACGCCCCCTCGACCCAGTGCGAGGTGATGGACGGCATCGCCGAGTTGCTCGGCGTACCGCGACCCCCGCGCGGCGAACCGGGCAGCGGCGGCATGCGCGGGGTAGGCAGCAAGCGCGGCTCGAACCGCAAGCTCAAGGCCAGCGGCTACTGCTTCCGCTACCCGACGTTCCGGGAGGGGTATGCCGCACTGATCGGCGGCGGGGCGTAGCGCGCCGGCGCACGCGGCCGGTGTGCGGCAGCCACAGCCGCCAATGGCCCGTCAGCGGACGGTGAAATCCGCCGGGGCCGGGTCGTCGGCCGGCTCGCAGTGGACCGCGGTGACGCTGGCCGCCGGCGGCCCCTGATGCAGCCACTCGCGCAGCTGCGCGACCGCCTCCGGCGGCCCGCAGGCGAGCACCTCCACGCGTCCGTCGCGCAGGTTGCGGGCGTAGCCGGTCACGCCCAGGCGCACCGCCTGCTCCTGGGTGGCGGCCCGGAAGCAGACCCCCTGCACCCGGCCGCTGATGGTACAGCGTGTCTTCTCGTCGGTCGTCGTCATGCTACCTCCGCACGCGCCGCCGGGCGCCCTGCGTCGGCCGCCTCCTCGGCGGTGGGCTCAAGCAGGGCGCTCAGCGGCAGATCAAAGCTCTGCTCCCAACGTTCCTCCACCCGGCGCAGCCGCTCGGCCAGCCGGCGATCCCACGCCACGCCCGACTCCAAGCCCGCCGCCGGGGGCAGCGGGTAGGCGAGCATGCGGTGGAGTTCGGCCAGCTTGAAGGTCGAAGGATCCCGCGCCAGGAGCCAGGCGCCGTCGGCGCTGCGCTCGATGACGTGGTGCCGGCGCAGGGCCTCGAGGGCCTCGGCCAGGCCGGGCTCGCCGGCCTCCGGCTCCTGCTCGAGCAGCTCGGCGAAGGTGACCCCCTCGCCCCGGCGCTGCGCCTGATAGAGGTGCCCCAGGATATGCACCGCCAGCACCAGTGCCCACCGGTCGCGGGCCAGGTGGCCGCCGGTGCGCCAGCGGTAGCCACGCAGGGCCTGGGTGACCTCCGCACCGATGAGGATCACCAGCCAGGAGATGTACAGCCAGACCAGGAAGATGGGCAGCGCCGCCAAGGCCCCGTAGATGACCTCGTAGGTCGGCGCGCGGGCGATGAATGCCGCGAAGCCGCCCTTGGCCAACTCGAACAGCCCCGAGGCCACCACGCCCCCGATCACGGCGTGGTGCACCGGCACGCTGCGGTGCGGCACCAGGCTGTAGAGCAGCGTAAAGACAACGGCCTGCACCACGAAGGGCGCCAGGTTGAGCAGCTGGGCGATGAGATCCGACGGTGGCTCCAGCGGGCCGAGGCTCACCGTGCCCATGTACGAGGTGGAGGCCACGCTCACGCCCAGGAGCAGCGGGCCCATGGTCAGCACCGTCCAGTAGACCATGAACCGCTGCAGGGTCGGCCGCGGCCGCTCCACCCGCCAGATCTCGTTGAGCACCCGCTCGATGGTGTTGAGCAGCAACAGCGCGGTCACCGTCAGACCGGCGATGCCCACCGCCGTGAGCTCGGCGGCGCGTCCCATGAAGTTCTCCAGGTGCTCGTCGATGGCGTCGCTCGCCGCCGGCACCAGGTAATCGACCATGGCTTCGCGCAGGCGGTCGGTGACCCCCTCAAAGACCGGGAAGGCCGCCAGCACCGAGAAGCCGATGGTCATCAACGGCACGATGGCCAGCAGGGTGACGTAGGCGAGCATGCCGGCGCTCTTGGCGCACTGATCGGCCTGGATGCGCTGGACCAGGTACTCGCCGAACCCCCACGCCTGGCTGACCAGCGGGTGGGCGGGCAACGCCCGGAGCCTGTCGGCGGCAGCGCGCAGGCGGCCGCGCAGTTCCGTCATGGTGGAGCCTCTCCGTGCAGGCGTTAGAATGCCGGGTACCGCAACCAACGGAGATACCGCCGTGGCCAGGATCCTGGTGCTCTACTATAGCCGAAGCGGCGCCACCGCCGATATGGCCCGCCACGTGGCCCGGGGCGTGGAGGCCGTCAACGGCGCCAGAGCCGTGGTGCGCACGGTCCCGCCAGTCTCGCCGGACTGGGAGAGCGTCGCCCCGGCGGTCCCCGACGAGGGGGCGCCCTACGCCATCGTCGAGGAACTGGAGCACTGCCACGGGCTGATCCTGGGCAGTCCCACGCGCTTCGGCAACATGGCCGCCCCGCTGAAGTACTTCCTGGACACCACCAGCGGCGCCTGGCTCTCCGGGACGCTGGCCGGCAAGCCCGGGGCGGTTTTCACCTCCACCGGCAGCCTCCACGGCGGGCAGGAGTCCACCCTGTTGAGCATGATGCTGCCGCTGCTCCACCACGGCATGTACCTGGTCGGCCTGCCGTACACCGAGCCGACCCTGGCCAAGACCACCAGCGGCGGCACGCCCTACGGCCCCAGCCACACCGCCGGGACGGCGGGTAACCGGCCGATCACCGACGAGGAGCGCAAGCTGTGCAACGCCCTCGGCCGCCGCGTGGCGCGGTTGGCCGTCCAGCTCTACGGACCCGAGGCATGATGTCGGCCAAGGCCCTGCACCGGATCGCCATCACCGCCTTCATCGGCCTGGTCGTGCTGATGACCAGCTGGCTGCTGTGGCTGCATCCGCCCGCGGATGCGCTGATGCCCATCGCCCTGATCACGCTGCTCGGCCCGCTGGCGCTCACCGCCCGCGGGGTCCTCTACGGCCGCCGCTACACCGTGGCCTGGAGCGCGATCTTCGTGTTGATCTACTTCATCCACGGTGTTACCTACGCCGCGGTGCCCGGCCCGGAGCGCTGGCTCGGCGTCCTCGAGATCGCCCTGGCGGTGGTCTACTTCACCGCCGCCCTGATGTATCTGCGTCAAGCCGGGAGCGCTCGGCAAGGATCTCGCGGACAAACGGCACCGTAAGCCGACGCCCGGCGGCCAGCGAGGCCCGATCCAGGGTCTCGAAGAAGGCCAGCAGCCCGGGCAGCTCCCGCGGCAGGCGGCGGATCAGGTAGCGCGCCGTGGCGTCCGGCAGCTCCAGCCCCCGCTGTGCCGCGCGCTGGCGGAGGATGGCCAGGCACGTGGTCTCGTCCGGCTCGCGCACCGCCACCACCGGGCCCCACCCCAGGCGCGAGCGCAGATCCGGCAGCCCCAGCGGCAGCTCCGCCGGCGGCCGTTGCCCGGCGAAGAGCAGCCGCCCGCCGCGCTCCACCACCCGGTTGTAGAGGTGGAAGACCGCACCCTGCCACTCGTCGCGCCCGTGCAGCGCATCGAGATCGTCGAGGGCGATCAGCTGCGCCTGCTCCCAGCCGTCGAGCACCGCCGCGCCGTGGCCGAGCAGCTGATCCAGCGGCAGGTAGACCGCCACCCCGCCGGCGCTGGTCACGCGGCGGCAGGCCCCCTGGAGCAGGTGGCTCTTACCGACCCCGTGGGGGCCGTGCAGGTAGAGCGCCGGCGCCTCGAGCACGCCGTCGGCCAGGTCCGTGACCAGGCGCAGGGCCGTATCGTTCTCGCCGGGCACGAAGCGGTCGAGCTCGGCGGCGGCGTTCCAGCGGATGTTCAGTGGCAGTTGCACCGATCCCCCCGGTGGGCATTGCGGGTGGGCTCATTCCAGGGCGCCGTCGCCGCCCTGTCAAGCGCCGCCTTGTCCAGCGGCGCAGGCCTGTTAATCTCCCGCGCACGGAACCCGGCCCGCGGTCGCCGCGGGCCGCCGACCCGACACCCACACGGATCGAGGAGCCGCTCACCATGCGCAGACGTTTTATCCACCTGGCCGCGGCCGTGGCACTGGCCACCGCCGGCGGCAGCGCAGCCGCCGATGGCCGCGAGGCCTCGGCCAGCCTAGGTATCGCCATCAACCAGGGCAACACCGAGTCCGAGCGCTACAACCTCAACGCCGACTACCTGGAGCGCACCAACGCCCACCGCTTCACCGCCAACCTGGAGCTCAACCGCGGCAAGGACGGCGACGGCGATGAGGACGTCAACAACTCCCGCATCGGCGCCGGCTACGACTGGTTCTTCCACGGCCCCTGGTACGCCAACTCCAATCTCTCCTGGCGCCAGGACCGCAAGGCCGACCTGCGCCAGCGCTACGTCGCCGGTATCGGTGCCGGCTACCAGTTCTTCGACGACGACCGCATCCGCCTCTCCGCCGAGGCCGGCCCCACCTACATCAGCGAGGAGAAGCTGGACTCCGGCGATCGCAACCGCGAGGCCGCCGCGCGCTGGGCACTGGACTACCGACAGTACTTCATGGAGGGGGCCCTGCGCTTTTTCCACCGCCACGAGCTGATCAGCGAGCTGAGCGACTCCGACGAGTGGTTCGTCACCTCGCGCACCGGGCTGCGCATGCCGCTGATGGAGAACCTCAGCGCCAGCCTGCAGCTCAATTACGACTACGACAACAACACCGAGGCCGACTCCCGCTACGACGCCACCACCCTGGTCAACCTGACCTACGACTGGTGAGCCGCGCACGCAGCGGCTACGGCTGCCAGCGGTAGCTGCGGGTCAGCTGCCCGCCGCCGGGGC contains the following coding sequences:
- the hda gene encoding DnaA regulatory inactivator Hda → MQLPLNIRWNAAAELDRFVPGENDTALRLVTDLADGVLEAPALYLHGPHGVGKSHLLQGACRRVTSAGGVAVYLPLDQLLGHGAAVLDGWEQAQLIALDDLDALHGRDEWQGAVFHLYNRVVERGGRLLFAGQRPPAELPLGLPDLRSRLGWGPVVAVREPDETTCLAILRQRAAQRGLELPDATARYLIRRLPRELPGLLAFFETLDRASLAAGRRLTVPFVREILAERSRLDADTSGRR
- a CDS encoding virulence factor BrkB family protein; protein product: MTELRGRLRAAADRLRALPAHPLVSQAWGFGEYLVQRIQADQCAKSAGMLAYVTLLAIVPLMTIGFSVLAAFPVFEGVTDRLREAMVDYLVPAASDAIDEHLENFMGRAAELTAVGIAGLTVTALLLLNTIERVLNEIWRVERPRPTLQRFMVYWTVLTMGPLLLGVSVASTSYMGTVSLGPLEPPSDLIAQLLNLAPFVVQAVVFTLLYSLVPHRSVPVHHAVIGGVVASGLFELAKGGFAAFIARAPTYEVIYGALAALPIFLVWLYISWLVILIGAEVTQALRGYRWRTGGHLARDRWALVLAVHILGHLYQAQRRGEGVTFAELLEQEPEAGEPGLAEALEALRRHHVIERSADGAWLLARDPSTFKLAELHRMLAYPLPPAAGLESGVAWDRRLAERLRRVEERWEQSFDLPLSALLEPTAEEAADAGRPAARAEVA
- a CDS encoding DUF2069 domain-containing protein, encoding MMSAKALHRIAITAFIGLVVLMTSWLLWLHPPADALMPIALITLLGPLALTARGVLYGRRYTVAWSAIFVLIYFIHGVTYAAVPGPERWLGVLEIALAVVYFTAALMYLRQAGSARQGSRGQTAP
- a CDS encoding DUF481 domain-containing protein, with amino-acid sequence MRRRFIHLAAAVALATAGGSAAADGREASASLGIAINQGNTESERYNLNADYLERTNAHRFTANLELNRGKDGDGDEDVNNSRIGAGYDWFFHGPWYANSNLSWRQDRKADLRQRYVAGIGAGYQFFDDDRIRLSAEAGPTYISEEKLDSGDRNREAAARWALDYRQYFMEGALRFFHRHELISELSDSDEWFVTSRTGLRMPLMENLSASLQLNYDYDNNTEADSRYDATTLVNLTYDW
- the wrbA gene encoding NAD(P)H:quinone oxidoreductase, with translation MARILVLYYSRSGATADMARHVARGVEAVNGARAVVRTVPPVSPDWESVAPAVPDEGAPYAIVEELEHCHGLILGSPTRFGNMAAPLKYFLDTTSGAWLSGTLAGKPGAVFTSTGSLHGGQESTLLSMMLPLLHHGMYLVGLPYTEPTLAKTTSGGTPYGPSHTAGTAGNRPITDEERKLCNALGRRVARLAVQLYGPEA
- the yccX gene encoding acylphosphatase, which produces MTTTDEKTRCTISGRVQGVCFRAATQEQAVRLGVTGYARNLRDGRVEVLACGPPEAVAQLREWLHQGPPAASVTAVHCEPADDPAPADFTVR
- a CDS encoding SDR family oxidoreductase, whose amino-acid sequence is MAEEPSDLGPRGRVLIAGCGRIGQALGSRLAAGGAEVFGLRRQPEGLPEGITPIAADLEDPATLAEAVPTGLDTVYYIVTPGSYDDDGYRRAFVDGLHNLAGVLRRHPAAPRRLVFVSSTAVYGQQADEWIDEDSPTEPGRFSGQRLLEAEAIALAGPWAGVAARYGGIYGSGRDFLIRKVEAGEPCQEGQYTNRIHSEDVVGSLAHLGRDEVPGGVYLGVDDAPSTQCEVMDGIAELLGVPRPPRGEPGSGGMRGVGSKRGSNRKLKASGYCFRYPTFREGYAALIGGGA